In Dehalococcoidales bacterium, the sequence GGCGAAATCAGGATTTTCAGCCAGAGGAACGATAACAAGCTAATCCTGGGTGTCAGCGACCAGGGACCGGGGATTCCACCCGAGGGACAGAAGAGGCTCTTTCAGAGTTTTGAGCAATTGGAGACAATTTACCGGAACCCCACCCAGGGCGTCGGGCTGGGACTCAAGGTCTGCCGCACCCTGGTAGAGGCGCACGGCGAAAAGATATGGGTTGAGTCAGAACCGGGCAAAGGGGCGACCTTCCTGTTCACACTGCCTTTTGCTCACACCGCCCGTAACAAAAAAGAGTACGGTACAAAATAGAAACCACGCGCAGGCTGTAACACCTAATTCTTAAGATAGCGGCACGACGAAGCATACAGGCAAATAACAGGCTTCCGGACTGCTTTGTTCCCCCTTCTTGATAATCAATTATTTTTATTATACTTTACCTTATCGAATATTCCATCGACTTTACCTGAATACCTCTTTCTACAATAACAGATAAAGCCTTATCACTGGTTTTTCGGAGGAGAATAATTGACCATCCACATCACTCCGAACCTGTCTTTGAAGCTCTCGTAGTAATCTCCCCACATCTGGTCGGCAATCGGCATCTCGATTGAGCCACCGGCAGAAAGACCATTCTCCGATTGTAGTAAAGTACCATCAAGGTCAAACAAAAATGCTTCCATGTAGCTAATCCCCCTGTAGCGCGTCGCCAGGATTCCTGTGACTGCTGACTGCCGGGCGACCTGTTGCTATGCCAAGGAATCTAATCCCACGGCTCTACTTCAACCACCGTCTTTATGTGTTCCGGGTCATTGAGGCTGAAAGCCCGCTGATAATCGTTCAACCGGAAACGATGGGTTATCATCTCACGTAACACACCACCAAACCGGGAGTCGACCTGTCCCAGGTCTTTTAACGCCATCTCAAAATGCATGCGGTTGGAGTTTACGCTACCCACCACCACCTGGTTATAGCGCACTATCCGGCGCACCAGTTCAGCCGCGTCTAACCGGATGTTTAAGTCTCCCTTCGGTATTCCGGTCATCACGCATATACTGCTGCGAGACATAAAGGGGATGAGATGCACGGCGGTTTCGGCAGCGCCGGAGGCTTCAAATATTACGTTGAGGTTGCCGGAAGGTTTGCAGCAGATATCCACGATTTCCTGAGGCATCCTGGTGCTGGCATCAATATACTGGGCACCCAGATTCTTGACCAGGCGCGCTTTGGGGCTTTCTTCAGGCACAATATCAGCAACGAACGTATTCGTTTTGGCCAGTCTGATAAGAACAGTGGCCAGCAGACCCAGGGGGCCGGCGCCTACCACCAGCGCCGTTTTGCATCCACCCCAGTCTCTGGATTGAAAGCTATGCTCCGGATGCGGACAGGCCCAGGGCATGCGGGACTGGATAACCCTTATCTGCTCAATCCCTTTCTCCGCTATGCTTAATGCCTCGGTGAAAACCGCCCGCCTGGTCAACTCGGAGGGTATTTTTACCATGTATTGTTCCCGGTCAACAACGTAATGAGTCAGGTAGCCGTCAAGCTGGTGAATACCCCGCTCCTTGAAGAGGCCGGTCATACACATATCGCTCTGGTTGTGCAGGCATGGAGCGCAGATGCCACAGCCGCGGCGAACGGTCACCGCTACCGGGTCGCCGGGTGCCAAAGACTTCACCTCGTTGCCTACCTCCTCGACCACGCCAACCATCTCATGCCCCATAACCATTTCGTTGCGCCCTTCAGCGATGTCGGGCGTTCCCTGACTGACAATGCCGAAATCTGTTCCGTCCAGACCGACCTCTTTGACCCTTACCAGCACTTCATCCGGTTGTGTTATCTGCGGTCTAGGGATTTTAAAATCATGCACTTCAGGCTTTCCCCGAATCATTCCTACTGCAAACATTTTTCCTGTACCTCCTTTTCAAATCAGAAGGGTGCTACCCGCGTTTCCTGACAGCGTGCCCTCCGAATTGCTGACGCAGGGCAGCCAGCAGTTTAGCTCCGAAGGGTTGCTCCTGACGCGACCTGAAACGCGCCTGGAGCGCCTGGGTGATAACCGGCACGGGTATGCCAAGTTCTATCGATTCCTCCACCGCCCAGCGTCCTTCTCCGGAATCTTCGACGTATGCCTGAATATTCTCCAATGCAGGATCATTTTCCAGTGCTGCCGCCGTCAGGTCCAGTAACCACGAGCGAATGACGCTGCCGTATCGCCAGATTTGAGCTACCTGATGCAGGTCGAGATTGAATTCACTTTTTGCCCGCATCAATTCAAAACCCTCGGCGTATGCCTG encodes:
- a CDS encoding NADP-dependent phosphogluconate dehydrogenase — protein: GYCLMVGGDNDAYNRLEPVFQTLAPSPENGYGYVGPSGAGHFVKMMHNGIEYGVMQAYAEGFELMRAKSEFNLDLHQVAQIWRYGSVIRSWLLDLTAAALENDPALENIQAYVEDSGEGRWAVEESIELGIPVPVITQALQARFRSRQEQPFGAKLLAALRQQFGGHAVRKRG
- a CDS encoding alcohol dehydrogenase catalytic domain-containing protein, giving the protein MFAVGMIRGKPEVHDFKIPRPQITQPDEVLVRVKEVGLDGTDFGIVSQGTPDIAEGRNEMVMGHEMVGVVEEVGNEVKSLAPGDPVAVTVRRGCGICAPCLHNQSDMCMTGLFKERGIHQLDGYLTHYVVDREQYMVKIPSELTRRAVFTEALSIAEKGIEQIRVIQSRMPWACPHPEHSFQSRDWGGCKTALVVGAGPLGLLATVLIRLAKTNTFVADIVPEESPKARLVKNLGAQYIDASTRMPQEIVDICCKPSGNLNVIFEASGAAETAVHLIPFMSRSSICVMTGIPKGDLNIRLDAAELVRRIVRYNQVVVGSVNSNRMHFEMALKDLGQVDSRFGGVLREMITHRFRLNDYQRAFSLNDPEHIKTVVEVEPWD